A single window of Dermacentor albipictus isolate Rhodes 1998 colony chromosome 1, USDA_Dalb.pri_finalv2, whole genome shotgun sequence DNA harbors:
- the trk gene encoding protein trunk — translation MLSLVRIVLVTAAFLQLLEPAASSRDDCPQTAVEELRERLGPAFNARYMSIDKPPNDEEPTRIYARHTESVLQSDDPSAVSSPDNGHEQAHPSFRVDPDFVRDVASSAGHASAHDEPQTRARRNGDIVDESHGMPKKRRKSSFRLRKTSTWRSLRERDETSAAPPGRGVIQRGNSHRGRRHDGTKKPWGCESRMEWLDLGEDRFPRYLRTVRCMGEACWFTHFQCKGRAFTVNVLKRVAARPSCGGEGRTSPENLPGDLRENWVFEERAVTFCCDCTATSED, via the coding sequence ATGCTCTCGCTGGTGCGCATCGTGCTCGTCACAGCCGCGTTCCTGCAACTCCTGGAACCAGCGGCATCTAGCAGGGATGACTGCCCTCAGACCGCCGTGGAAGAGCTTCGAGAACGTCTGGGCCCGGCGTTCAACGCCCGCTACATGTCCATAGACAAGCCACCGAACGACGAGGAGCCCACTCGTATCTACGCCCGACACACGGAATCCGTACTACAGAGCGACGACCCCTCCGCCGTCAGCAGCCCGGACAACGGGCACGAGCAGGCACACCCAAGCTTTCGCGTAGACCCGGACTTCGTTCGAGACGTGGCCTCGAGCGCCGGCCACGCGAGTGCGCACGACGAGCCGCAGACCAGAGCGCGGAGGAACGGGGACATCGTCGACGAGTCGCACGGGATGCCGAAGAAACGCCGCAAGTCGTCGTTCCGGCTTCGAAAGACGTCTACCTGGAGAAGTCTCCGTGAGCGGGACGAAACGTCGGCAGCGCCACCGGGACGCGGCGTTATCCAGCGTGGAAACTCTCACCGTGGTCGTCGTCACGACGGCACGAAGAAGCCGTGGGGCTGCGAGTCCCGCATGGAATGGCTCGACTTGGGCGAAGACCGCTTCCCGAGGTACCTGCGCACGGTGCGCTGCATGGGCGAGGCATGCTGGTTCACGCACTTCCAGTGCAAGGGCCGCGCCTTCACCGTCAACGTTCTCAAGCGCGTCGCCGCCCGGCCATCGTGCGGAGGCGAAGGACGCACATCGCCCGAGAACTTGCCCGGCGATCTTCGCGAGAACTGGGTCTTCGAAGAGCGTGCGGTCACGTTCTGCTGCGACTGCACCGCAACGAGTGAAGACTGA